The DNA region ggtagccccgcccagttacaaaaattatgttttttggctattttttcaggtgtaaatgagaatgaccaatgtattgacaatagataaacctcatttaNcatattatatatatatatatatatatatatatatgtggcgttttcaatagaaatgtaaacaatgacAATCTCGAgcttaaaaagtttgcagctgcttgctacatgttattctgataggcgatgttttcaaacggataattttgttttcaataaaagaaataaattagataatttctgagctgatattaatgttaatatgtaattctggtgagtttgaagtaaaaatttgttttagtttcttagagatatattgttaaaaaaggtgacatggttgctagattttgagtAACTCGCTTCTTTGGCTGTCTTGATATGGCCTCTTTCCATAAGTtcattactgtttgttctttgttgcaagctgtgcacaatcttacgttagtgttaacacttttagcattgtaataagtaatcaaatacattgtttgcaagaatctctaaacacaatgatgccaaatgactttaaaatacaacgggaacagtaacccggaaatttaggcggtACCGAGCTTGCAGAGTtacctagtgtagaaaacaccatccattcttttttttccttcttaacaCTAAAAGGCTCAGCGTCAGAGACTGCTAATGTAGTAGTGTAATTAGTGATGTAGAAAACTAACAGCTCTTGAAAAACCGTTTAAAAACCCTGGAGTTTTGATGATTAAACCTGGAATTTTAGGGGATACTGAGAATTTTAAGGGCAAACAAAACTGGCACATTTACAATATGAATTTAGAGATAGATTAATTGATTACAGCTTGATTGTTAAATTTCAGTGTAATTGCAacgtagtttataaaaaatggcaTAAAGTAGAAtgctatttttcgaaaattatactATCATAGCTAAACTAAAAAGTTTGCGTTAATTAACTGATTAACCATGacactttttgcaaaaatacCTAAGCTACTTGCACTGAAAAACAACAAAGCATTGATTTGaatgcaatttgaaaataaaaagtcagtaattttcaaaatttccttcCCAAGGAGCTCTGTTCATTTCCGAAAATAAACCGGGCTTTCCTTCGCCCATTGTTACTGCACTGTTGAAGCAGTTCATCTTAGCTCCATGATCTATGTTGGCTTCGTTCACTCCTCTCACCATAGTTTTGTTAGATGCATCACCTTacctataataataatttatcgaatttacattaattatatttcgatATTATTTGATTGTGTTAGAGATTTCCTTCTCATTGTGGTTTTGCATCAATTCATCATAGCGACAATTTGTCGCGCACAACTAACAAGTTTGTGAGACAATCCCTTGTGAATACTATTTGTCGCAAGGGGCAATTGATCGTGGCATAACGTGTCGTAGATAATTCGTCATAAGCACAATTAGTCCCGAGAACAATTTTTCGTAGGCACAATTCGTCGTGAGCACCTTTCGTTGGGCAAAATTCCTCGTGGTTACAACTCATCGCTACGACAATTCGTCGCAGGCGCATCTCATCGTAACGACAATCCGTCGTGAGCTCAATTTCTTGTGGTTTAgattaaatatatcttaatccagtatttatagcaataaaaagagtttttttttcagaagaattaacattaaaattatttttttattattgttattttaattgttatttattcatttattttttaatatttttggcaGAAAGATTTGCTATGTCATTATAAATGATACCTGAAAACTCCCGTACTTTCCTCCGTGCGCTTCTcccttttttgagaaaaatgggGGTGATTTGAGGGGGCGAATTCAATTTCTTGCAAACAGGCAATTGAAACATTGTTTCCGATGCATTTTTTTACGcctaattgaattaaattatttatgagatGATCGATCTAACATTATAGAAGTTTCatggatttttattaagaagggtaaattttgtatttgtaccAATTTACGCATCAGACATTACTATCTAGACTAGTTAGGCATTGTTTTCTAACGCATCGGCTGATAAGTTTCCGGTCTGACATACAGATGGAGCCCTAAACGAAGAATTAGTATTTTGTATAGCAAGTCCTAACCTTCAAATAAAAGGTGTCAGAATTTTGTAACGATCTGCagattgattttaaagttacagtgATTTTAATCGAACACCAATTTATATTACTGAAACAATGGATAAAAAAGAACTTCGAGTTCTTattaaacattgttatttaatggaaaaaaacatGGTAGAAACTGAAGCTTGGCTCGATAAGTGTTATCTGGGTTCTTCACCAGGAAAATAGACCATTATTGACTGGTTTGCTGATTTTAAACGTGGTCGTACAAATGTTGAAGATGCGTCACGCTCTGGATGCCCTAAAGATGTGGTTAATCtggaaaacataataaaagttCACAAAATTGTTATAGAAAGCCGCAAAGTGAAGTTGCATGACATAGCTGATGCtctaaatatatcaaaagaGCGTGTAGGCTTTATTTTGCGCGAACGTTTTTTTATGAGAAAGCTGTTTTCGAAGTGGGTGCCGAGTGTGCTAACAGTTGACCAAAAACAACAACGAATTGATGATTCCAAGAGCTGTTTGACGTTGTGTCAGGCACCCCCTATTCACCCGCACCCACCCTATTCACCAGATTTGGCTCCTAGCGACTTCTACTTGTTTGCAGACTTGAACAAAATGCTCGCGGATAAGAGATTCAGCACGAATAAGGAAGTGATTGCCGAAACAAACGCCTATTTTGAGGCCAAAGatggttctttttttaagaaaggtaTAGAAATGTTAGGGAAGCGATGGAGTGAATGTATATCTCTTAAAGGAGACTATGTagatgaataaatttgaattttactaaaaaagttGTGTTAGACCGGGAACTTATCAGCCGATGTGTTATGTAGTGTTTTACGTTGAATTGAATGAGACTATACAAGAGTCTGAATGAATGAAGAGAGAggatgaatagtttaaaaaaattaaaaccgccttatgaaagaaaaatactttcatcGACATGAACACTTTACGTTACTCTCTACAGATGAACTTACTTTACAATCTAGAATTCTAGAAGATATCTAAATATGTTAGGTACATTTTCAGTTGCAGTTTTTTATGCTGAGTTCAATGAGATAAAATTGAAGTCAATAggataaaaactttgaaattaaaaggaatttttcatttactattcgaaaattgtttttttttttttaatatatctatctatatatataaaaatctcttgtCACAGTTTTAGTGTTTAAACACCTTCGAAACGGCCTAaccgattttgatgaaattttatatgcatattcAGTAGGTATGAGAATAGGTTTATTGTTTATAActaatgtttctttattttttggacaaatataacgtatattttaaatatatctttatttaaacgTATTTGAATCCAAACCAGACAAAGAAACATGATAAATCAGAAACAATATTCACGCACGTTGCAGCAAGTCATATTAAACTCTAATACTTATGCTCGCCCTTAAAAGAAGagtatcaaatatatttgcaagtatgtgaataatatatatttgcaagTATGTGAAATGGCAGTGATTGTTACTCGCAATGTTCCACTAATAAATGAGGAACAAGGGAGCATTTATGACCGCACTATGCTCGCAGTTTCGGCAGGACAAGGTGGATTTTTTTTGGATGTACCTGGTGGAACcggcaaaacatttattatttcgcTAATTCTCGCTGAAATGCGATAATATAATGGCATCGCGTTGGCCGTTTCATCATCTGGCATTGCGGCAACTTTATTGGATGTAGGCAGAACAGCTCATTCAGTATATAAGATAccactaaatattcaaaaaaaaaaaaaataaataaagcagatGCAGTGTGcaacataaaaaaagcaatcGTCTATGGCCACAGCGTtgaaacactgtaaaattatcatCTGGGATGAATGCACTATGGCACACAAACATTCGCTTGAGGCGTTGAACAGGACattgaaagatattaaaaacaGAGACAAATTATTTGGCGGCACTCTGTTACTCCTTTCAGGTGATTTCAGACAAACACTTCCCGTCATTCCTCGTTAAACGTACGCTGATAAGATCAATGCTTGCTTGAAATCATCTCCACAGTGGCGTAATGTTGAAAAAGTTcaactaaaagtaaatatgcGCGTCCAAATGCTTCAAGATCCATCTGCTGAAACATTCTCAAAACAATTGTTAGATATCGGTGATGGAAAAGTTACTAAGGATGAGACTGGATGCATTAAATTACCGGACGATTTGTGCACAATCATTGATTCACAAGATGCTCTCATTAACCTAATATTTCCCGATGTATACACACAATACATTCATCATGAGTGGCTGGCAGAAAGGGCAATTTTAGCAGCAGAAAATGCGGACGTCAACGAATTGAATCTGAAGATACAACAGTTATTGCCAGGTAACTTGGTGACATATAAATCCGTTGATACAGTTTGTGATCTCACTGAAGCTAGAAATTTTCCAACAgagtttttaaactcattaGATTCACCAGGCATAGCACCGCATAATTTAGCACTCAAAGTTGGATCTCCGGTTATTTTGCTTCGTAATTTGAACCCGTAACGGCACGCGATTAgtcgttaaaaattaatgaacaacgttatcgaagtcattattttaaatgacaaattccGGGGTGAAAGTATATTACTTCCAAGAATCCCTATTATACCCACAGATGTGCCAATTCAATTTAAACGCATTCAGTTCCCCATTAGATTGGCATTTGCAATGGCAAGGTCAAGCAATGTCTGTTTGTGTCTTAGATTTGAGCACACCATGTTTTTCACACGGACAATTATACGTGGCATGCTCTCGAGTGGGGAAACAATCCAATTTATTTGTGTTTGCTAAAGACGGGATGACAAAAGATATTGTACACTCCATTGCACTAAGAGATTAATATTGACTAATATTTTCGGAATTCGTTgtatatacaatttataaaaaaaaagttacaataaattaaaaaaactattatttggtGTGTTNNNNNNNNNNNNNNNNNNNNNNNNNNNNNNNNNNNNNNNNNNNNNNNNNNNNNNNNNNNNNNNNNNNNNNNNNNNNNNNNNNNNNNNNNNNNNNNNNNNNNNNNNNNNNNNNNNNNNNNNNNNNNNNNNNNNNNNNNNNNNNNNNNNNNNNNNNNNNNNNNNNNNNNNNNNNNNNNNNNNNNNNNNNNNNNNNNNNNNNNNNNNNNNNNNTTCGAGTTGAAAATACCAATGTGACTGCTCTTCCAGTGAATAACAACGATGAAATAACGCTGTACCAAATTGGCCGGTGCATCAGCTCCAATGTAGCTGTTTGGCGTATCCTTGGTATCCCAATTCATGAACGGGATCCAACAGTTATTCATTTAGCCGTTCATCTTGAAAACGGTCAGAGCGTATATTTGACGAACAAGACAGCGATTGACAGAGCTATAAATCCACCAAAAGGTACTCACCGAATTTTTCGAATTGTGTAATCGTGCGGATGCTTTTGGTGCCTTTGCATGGACATTACTCTACTCAGAAGTACCACACTATTTCACATGggctcaaacaaaaaaaatggacacCCTGCAAGCAAGGCACACCGGTTGATGCATGTCCCGGTTTATTCATATCAAACGCCTTGGGGAGAGTATTTACAGTCAACCCAATGCAGTCAAGGCAGACTGAGTGCTTTTATTTTCGACTGTTGTTGGTTAATGTCACCGGCTAATTGTCATTTCAAGATATACTTAAAGTCGATGGACATCAGCATCCATCGTACAAAGACGCATGCCTTACACTAGGCTTGCTGGAAGACAACAACCAGTGGGAATGTATGCTTGCTGAAACTGTACCGCAAAGCAAATTCGTCTACTATTTGCTATAGTATTAACTACATGTTTACCGGCCCGTATAGAAACGTTATGGGATAATCACAAAGATTCGATGACTGATGATATACGGTATCAACATCGCACACGTTGCAACGATCTAACGATAGCATTCAGCGATGCTATGTACAAGGAAGCCCTGATTGCTATTGAGGATCTTCGCATTATTATTGCCAACTTGCCACCCAGTCATTTCGGTATGCCTTCGCCAAATCGAAGTGCATCTGATTTATTAAACGCTGACATGAATCGTGAACTTCAATACAATACGATAGAAATGTCAGTGATTGTTACTCGCAATGTTCCACTAATTAATGAGGAACAACGGAGCATTTATGACCGCATTATGCTCGCAGTTTCGGCAGGACAAGgtcgatttttttttggatgtaCTAGATGGAACtggcaaaacatttattatttcgttAATTCTCGCTGAAATACGATCAAATAATGGCATCGCGTTGGCCGTTTCATCATCTGACATTGCGGCAACTTTATTGGATGTAGGCAGAACAGCTCATTCAGTATTTAAGCTAccactaaatattcaaaacaaccCAGATGCAGTGTGcaacataaaaaaagcaatcGTCTATGACCACAGCGTtgaaacactgtaaaattatcatCTGGGATGAATGCACTATGGCACACAAACATTCGCTTGAGGCGTTGAACAGGAcattgaaagatataaaaaacaatgacaAATTATTTGGCTGCTCTCTGTTACTCCTTTCAGGTGATTTCAGACAAACACTTCCCGTCATTCCTCGTTAAACGTACGCTGATAAGATCAATGCTTGCTTGAAATCATCTCCACCGTGGCGTAATGTTGAAAAAGTTcaactaaaagtaaatatgcGCGTCCAAATGCTTCAAGATCCATCTGCTGAAACATTCTCAAAACAATTGTTAGATATGGGTGATGGAAAAGTTACTAAGGATGAGACTGGATGCATAAAATTACCAGACGATTTCTGCATTATCATTGATTCACAAGATGCTCTCATTAGCCTAATATTTCCCGATGTATACACACAATACATTCATCATGAGTGACTGGCAGAAAGGGCAATTTTAGCAGCAGAAAATGTGGACGTCAACGAATTGAATCTGAAGATACAACAGTTATTGCCAGGTAACTTGGTGACATATAAATTCGTTGATGCAGCTTGCGATCTCACTGAAGCTAGAAATTTTCCAACagagtttttaaacttattggaTTTACCAGGCATACCACAGCATAATTTAGAACTCAAAAATGGATCTCCGGTTATTTTGCTACGTAATTTGAACCCGCAACGGCACGCGATTagtcgttaaaaaattaatgaacaacgttatcgaagtcattattttaaatgacaaattccGGGCTGAAAGTATATTACTTCCAAGAATCCCTATTATACCCACAGATGTGCCAATTCAATTTAAACGCATTCAGTTCCCCATTAGATTGGCATTTGCAATGACAGGGCCAAACAATATCTGTTTGTGTCTTAGATTTGAGCACACCATGTTTTTCACACGGACGTGGCATGCTCTCGAGTGGGCAAACCATCCAGTTTATTTGTGTTAGCTAAAGAtggaatgacaaaaaatattgtacgcTCCATTGCACTAAGAGATTAATATTGTTGACTAATATTAGCAGAATTcgttgtatatataatttataaaaaaagttacaataaattaaaaaaactattatttgatgtgttgttatttttacattccGTCATCGTTCACAGCGCTCCATGCCTCTTCCACTCATATACCACACACGCACACacttacaataaataagatatattttcatactcTGGAAATAATTCATATGGCAAAGCAACGTCTGCCGATAGTCAgctagtatttatataaaaacttttaaagcactTGCGTTTTAGATTTGCGTTTGTTATTTGATTAAACTAGAAATAATACAAAGGAAACTATGCCTCACTTGACTGTACAGCAACGTGAGATGCGCATGTTAGTGCAAGTACACAATACTTTCCCAgagatagtatttttttttagcacaaAAGTCTTCTAACttcttaactatttatttatcttatcaaTTACTGCTTCATGTCAATAAATTCAGCTTAAAATTGACAACAGAAAATGTACCATACAAATTCAGATAGCTCCTACATAACACCgttaaaaatgtacataaatacATAGTAAAAGAAGCCCTTTTTATACGCAAAAATCCTTTCTAATTCTGAACTATTTGTTCCATTGACTAGTGTACAGTCTCATTCGATTTCACGCAAATATATAGGAAAGAATGCCACACTTTTTTTGAGAGAAATGTCAGTTGCGTAAATTTgtactatttatatattttttttacattaaacccTTATACCTTCAAAATTATTCGTCAGATAGTTTCAATATTGGTTTCATTCAATTTAGAGTAAAAATACACTCGGGAGGCAATGcctcatttacttttttagaagaaatcCGATTCCCAACCCTCAAATCACCACCGATTTCcctaaaacaaaatagaaaagcgTACAGAGTATAGTAGTCCGAGTTACCATTTATGAGGACCACACGAAGCTTTCTTTGTAAAAACAGCTTTCGTATTAATTTCTCCGAAGTTTAATTTTACTGGACTACCTATTTGCAAAGACAGAACTCNTTTATTGTCTTGCGCAAGCATTGCTCTTACACCTTCTCCTCCTTGTATAAATAACAATGTCTCAAAACCTCCCTTCTCAGGTGGTGATATTTTTGAACGaccaaaaattaagtatttagaTAGATTTGGAGACAATGTTAATCTTCTGTCTTCGGAAATGGATGCATTTCATCAAAACCGCTCGAAATTGTACGTGTGACGAGCTGCACCTGTCTCTGCAATGAATTATGTGCCCACTACGAATTACCTGACGcgaaagtttataattttattaacgcGACACCCCTTATTGTTACACACACTTAAGCAAGCTTGTGTCTTATAAGCTTTAGTCAAGTTTAAGAAAAGATTGCACAAGTTAGAAATAGGTAGGTTAGGTTCTTTGTTTACGCAAACTGGActattgacgacggtctgggaaacatccctgaggatgatccgaagatctGCTATCGCAATTTTTATCCTCTACAGAgtggatggctcccctgctttggtagtccgacgacctgcgctCTAAGTCGAACACTCTACAGTAGAActgtttaacgaggaccgatgcCGCGCACCCCCGGTCCCTAAGCAGGCGAATCaaaatggtcacccacccgcttactgaccacagccagtgacgTTTAACTTCGgcgttctactgggaaccgtgtatTTACGAtctgtccactgcgggacacaaGTTAGAGAAGGGCATCACAAAGATACAACCGGGGTAACGGCAAGATTCGAAGCTGCTACCTCTACGGTAGAGAGCGTTTAGCAAAAGGGTGAGACCACACGGTCAGGAGAATTAATTGGGTATTACTTTAAGAGTaaagtcgaactcgtttataacgagctcggatttaacgagaactcggattgaacgagggaaacgagaatatttggttggatcaatgttaagtctatggaacagaagtcgcttttaacgagcaagacccggttttagcgagcaatatttttctgtcttgcattcttttttctcaactttctagtctttctgtctcatcttttttttaaaatgataagaaatgcgctcgaaatctaaaaaaaaaaaaaacaaaaaaaaaacaaaaaaaacattataNaaaaaaaaaaaaaaaaaaaaaaaaaaaaaaaaaaaaaaaaaaaaaaaaaaaaaaaatacgcgaACTGAAACTTAATTGAAAGAGACAGGGAACGAGTTCAACGTAAGCtgacaaactattttaaatatgtagattaatgaaaaaaataaatgttttggtaagaatcttttcctttatttttctttccgtttaTATTTCCTTTCCTTTAAGACTGTAGcgcaactagaaattttttgctggtTGTGGGGGGGATagttgtcattaaattaagaaaagtatttaattaaattaattaatgtaattaaagtaagtaagtattatttaaattttaagtaaactcaaTCATTTGACTTCTCAagcctccccccccccttttctgGTTGCAAGCCTGCCTTAAGGAcccgtttattacgagcactcggatttaacgagtacaatgttacggtccctttgtgctcgttataaacgagttcgactgtattaCTAAGCTCACTCGCTCTATTTATCTGTTTACTCTTCTATGATACAGATTACCAATAGAATGACAAAATCAAGATATTGAAAAGAATCGTTATTCGTTCGTGAAAACAGCAACTTAgcgattttcaaaatttattagaagTTACAACTAAGTAAGACATATTGATCTTCAGACGCAAGTGCAAAAGATCATTCTTCTACAActgtttttaacaaatcttcTTCCTATTGAAGATCctaaaattgactttaaaatcTTCATAAGGCTTATTTTAAGCACTTAGTTTAATGCAATTTAGAATTTCAATAacttccaattttaaaattttttatttgatttcaaaatccagACGGATGACTCTTCGTATTTACTCCTATGACTACACGCTAATGCTAAAGCAGTGTTGGGTGTTGTCATAGGTAAAGAATTCTGCTAAGCACCATCTAAAGCTGTTTTATTCAAGAATGCGAGCTTTTTAGTGCCTGGAAACttgttgattaattttattttataattcttttgtaagttagttaattttaagttataaagtCTTCCCTTTCATATTTGCAATAGTAAAACAAACTCCAGAAAGCAAAAATTCTCTTGCTTCAAATATTAGTGTGAATTCGCTTtcatgaaagattttttaaaagaccagCTCacaactcaaataaaaaaaaataaaaaaactacaataaaacTATCAGTAAGTTCATCAACAATGGAACTCTCCCAGCTTTGTACTCAGCAGAAATTGACTTGAAAACCTATTTGTAtatctttattaatatattattttaaacattacataATAATAGATAACCAGAATCATGATTTcgactaatagaaaataaaaaaaaattcctaaaaattaccttaaaaatgcctttttaaatttgaaacttgcaTGTgactatatttaaaagaattcttaagTTTGCAACTTGAAATTGCATTTGAATACTGCCAAGACAAAGtctgatttaagaaaaacacgtgttttttataaatctgataataaaataatacataagttCCACGCACAATGCGCCagataaaaaagtaaatcaccctgaatgacttttgatctaatgttcagatcttcacgttctagaactaatttttaatggttcgaaagggtgatctcaaatatgctaattaattagaacagacgatattttaagttacgaaattagacacataAACGTACTTTTcttgaataaactttttttcaacgaattcgaatttttgaagcttttttttaatcgaattcgAATTTCTgtcccccaaaatataaggatagacgcaatctgggaaatatattCCAAATTGTTTCGGAATTGTTCGGAACCAGAATCGGACGTTGTGAATACTTTTCAAGAATACGATTCAAAATTCCTTGATAGCTTGCAAGAATAAGATTCACAATCCATTGATACTTTTTAAGatttcgattcaaaatttcaagatatttttttagaatcaaaattCACAATTCCTTGAATTTTTTCTACAGTCTTTATTGTGCTGACGTTAAATGCACAGACTAATAACATTCGGagtaggaattttaaaaaaatgagagcaGGTTGTTTTAATACGTGGCGTCACAATGACGTTTCCACTTAGGGAGTCAATTCGTGCTACGAAAGAAAAGATCTCAGGTTCGTGTCCCAAAGTTGCTGACGAATTTTAACTCATACTATAAATCAAAGTGTTTAATTAAAGGAAGTAAGACAAACCACAACCATATAtatccataaaattaaattatacatttcacGAAAAAATGGAGCAcctgaatctttttttatttttttttttgaactaatgatggaatatatataaaatagaatgcAATCTGAATATTTCTAAGAGTAAGaattttatgctaataaattaattagaaagatttttttaagttacaaatatCAGATGAAAACATCGAAAGATTNNNNNNNNNNNNNNNNNNNNNNNNNNNNNNNNNNNNNNNNNNNNNNNNNNNNNNNNNNNNNNNNNNNNNNNNNNNNNNNNNNNNNNNNNNNNNNNNNNNNNNNNNNNNNNNNNNNNNNNNNNNNNNNNNNNNNNNNNNNNNNNNNNNNNNNNNNNNNNNNNNNNNNNNNNNNNNNNNNNNNNNNNNNNNNNNNNNNNNNNNNNNNNNNNNNNNNNNNNNNNNNNNNNNNNNNNNNNNNNNNNNNNNNNNNNNNNNNNNNNNNNNNNNNNNNNNNNNNNNNNNNNNNNNNNNNNNNNNNNNNNNNNNNNNNNNNNNNNNNNNNNNNNNNNNNNNNNNNNNNNNNNNNNNNNNNNNNNNNNNNNNNNNNNNNNNNNNNNNNNNNNNNNNNNNNNNNNNNNNNNNNNNNNNNNNNNNNNNNNNNNNNNNNNNNNNNNNNNNNNNNNNNNNNNNNNNNNNNNNNNNNNNNNNNNNNNNNNNNNNNNNNNNNNNNNNNNNNNNNNNNNNNNNNNNNNNNNNNNNNNNNNNNNNNNNNNNNNNNNNNNNNNNNNNNNNNNNNNNNNNNNNNNNNNNNNNNNNNNNNNNNNNNNNNNNNNNNNNNNNNNNNNNNNNNNNNNNNNNNNNNNNNNNNNNNNNNNNNNNNNNNNNNNNNNNNNNNNNNNNNNNNNNNNNNNNNNNNNNNNNNNNNNNNNNNNNNNNNNNNNNNNNNNNNNNNNNNNNNNNNNNNNNNNNNNNNNNNNNNNNNNNNNNNNNNNNNNNNNNNNNNNNNNNNNNNNNNNNNNNNNNNNNNNNNNNNNNNNNNNNNNNNNNNNNNNNNNNNNNNNNNNNNNNNNNNNNNNNNNNNNNNNNNNNNNNNNNNNNNNNNNNNNNNNNNNNNNNNNNNNNNNNNNNNNNNNNNNNNNNNNNNNNNNNNNNNNNNNNNNNNNNNNNNNNNNNNNNNNNNNNNNNNNNNNNNNNNNNNNNNNNNNNNNNNNNNNNNNNNNNNNNNNNNNNNNNNNNNNNNNNNNNNNNNNNNNNNNNNNNNNNNNNNNNNNNNNNNNNNNNNNNNNNNNNNNNNNNNNNNNNNNNNNNNNNNNNNNNNNNNNNNNNNNNNNNNNNNNNNNNNNNNNNNNNNNNNNNNNNNNNNNNNNNNNNNNNNNNNNNNNNNNNNNNNNNNNNNNNNNNNNNNNNNNNNNNNNNNNNNNNNNNNtgtgaaaggtgacaaataaaataatgcacatgcaacataatataaatgatataggaaactattggtggttcttaaagagttaagtaatggtttgtaaacataagattatttattttcagctgttacaatcgtccctttacttattgttacaatcgcccccaagacgccatttcagcttcatttgttagaaacaatgctagttaattaacaaaactaatctttttttttgaaatgttaattaaagtgtccacttatatattcggttaataatttttatttgtttaaacaaaattacttcgttacaatataatattctaataccaaaaaaagtacttacgtagcgtgaaaatatcttttgcgaTGTAAcgctttcaaaagtacaataaaatggttgccagcaggggtgtaagtgtagatttattaaatgcacCTTGTgagccacctaggaaccaaatttA from Parasteatoda tepidariorum isolate YZ-2023 chromosome 2, CAS_Ptep_4.0, whole genome shotgun sequence includes:
- the LOC139424865 gene encoding uncharacterized protein, whose translation is MRVQMLQDPSAETFSKQLLDIGDGKVTKDETGCIKLPDDLCTIIDSQDALINLIFPDVYTQYIHHEWLAERAILAAENADVNELNLKIQQLLPGNLVTYKSVDTVCDLTEARNFPTEFLNSLDSPGIAPHNLALKVGSPMCQFNLNAFSSPLDWHLQWQGQAMSVCVLDLSTPCFSHGQLYVACSRVGKQSNLFVFAKDGMTKDIVHSIALRD